CAGCAGACCGGTCTCGGCGAAGAGGATCGCCCAGATGCCGAACAGGCCGAAGGTCGTCACCAGATACTTCGGGTCGATCGGGTTCGCGGCGAGCAGCTCGTTGGCGGCGTGGACGGTCTCGGATACCTGCACGCGCCGAGGCTACCGTGGCTTTCCTAGGAGTCGACTGAGCCTGTACCCGGCCTCTGCTGTGTGCATACGGAGCGTTACCACCCGTTGAGACCCGAATCACGCGTTAGCGTGGGGGGATGGCAGAGCGGCTGATCGTGGTGGGCGCCGACGCGGCCGGAATGAGCGCGGCCAGTCAGGCGCGACGTCGGCGCGATCATCGGGACCTGGAGATTCTCGCGTTCGAGCGGGGCACACACACGTCGTACTCGGCGTGCGGCATCCCATATTGGATCGCCGGACTGGTCGAGGAACGTGACGACCTGATCGCCCGCACCCCAGAGCAGCACCGCGAGCGGAACATCGATGTCCGAATCGGGCACACGGTGGTCGGCGTCGATCTCGATCGCCGGGCGGTTACCGTGCGCGAACCGCGCGGTGGAGAGACCACCCACGAATTCGATCAGTTGATGGTGGCAACCGGCGGCGAACCGGTCCGGCCGGACTGGCCGGGCATCGACGGCCGGGGCGTGCACGGCGTCCAGACGCTGGACGACGGTGAGGCGGTCAGCGCCTCGCTGCGGTCGCGAGACGCCAAACGGGCGGTCGTGATCGGCGGTGGGTACATCGGCGTCGAGATGGCCGAGGCGCTGATCCGGCAGGGCCTCGAGGTGACGCTCGTCGAGCGTGCCGAGCAGCCGATGAACACTCTCGACCCGGACATGGGGGAACGGGTCGGTGAGGCGCTGAAGGCGTTCGAGGTGGACGTCCGGATGGGCGTGACCGTAGAGGGCATCGAGCTGGACGGCGAGGGCTGGGCGCGGGCGGTGACCACCGATGCGGGCGAGTTCCCGGCTGACGTCGTCGTGCTCGGGCTCGGGACGCAGCCCGGCGTGACACTGGCCGAGGAGGCAGGTCTGCCGATCGGGCCGAGCGGTGGCATCGTCACCGACCGCCGGATGCGGGTTCCCGGGCACGACGGGATC
The sequence above is a segment of the Cryptosporangium aurantiacum genome. Coding sequences within it:
- a CDS encoding FAD-dependent oxidoreductase; translation: MAERLIVVGADAAGMSAASQARRRRDHRDLEILAFERGTHTSYSACGIPYWIAGLVEERDDLIARTPEQHRERNIDVRIGHTVVGVDLDRRAVTVREPRGGETTHEFDQLMVATGGEPVRPDWPGIDGRGVHGVQTLDDGEAVSASLRSRDAKRAVVIGGGYIGVEMAEALIRQGLEVTLVERAEQPMNTLDPDMGERVGEALKAFEVDVRMGVTVEGIELDGEGWARAVTTDAGEFPADVVVLGLGTQPGVTLAEEAGLPIGPSGGIVTDRRMRVPGHDGIWAAGDCVEVVHRVTGRPVAIPLGTHANKQGRVAGINLGGGYATFPGVLGTAVTKVCDLEIARTGLREAEAEEAGFAVVSAVIESHTVAGYYPGADTVTVKLVAERGTGRLLGGQIVGGNGAAKRIDVVAVALWNHMTVDEMTGLDLGYAPPFSPVWDPVLVAARAASDAVHG